In the genome of Mytilus edulis chromosome 14, xbMytEdul2.2, whole genome shotgun sequence, the window tgtttgtattggatacctaaacttcacaaaattccgtacaaacaacggtacattgccggctcatctgctTGTTCTACTATAGAATTGTctattagattgactaaaattctgtccgcagttaaagagggtcttcagatatactgtgaaactgtttactcacgtagtggtattaaccatatgtggattcttaaaactctaaagaacttctgaATAATTTGAAATCTCggtatttttctgaaattagttctatcaaaacttttgatttttcaaccttgtatacaaccattccccatgtgaaattgaaaaaccgtctaaaagaaataatccacaatgcttttcatcataaaaatggtagcatacgctataaatttatcactttaGGATACCATAAGGCATAGTTTGTTAATAAGGAACAGaagggtaaaacatactacacagaggaacaagtgatcagtatgttggagtttcttattgacaacatatttgttgaatttggaggtagactttttcaacaaattgtcggcattcctatgggaacgaactgtgcgcctctccttgccgacctcttcttattttcatatttaactttttaatttcactttcagatatattgatgatgttctttccattaacaatccgaaattttctgattgggttccattaatatacccaccagaactagaaattaaagagaccacagacacggcttcctccgcctcatttttagacttatacctcgaatttgacatacacagtcatctcagtaccagaatctatgacaaacgagacgattttaattttgaaattatcaatttcccccaccttagtagtaatataccaacttcacctgcatatggaatatacatttcccaacttattaggtattcaagagcttgcagctcctattcagactttgtaaatcgtcaccagtgtctgagcagaaagttgatgaaccaggggtatgtcaaagaacgtctcgtcctttttctaaaaaagttcatcggaagatacccagaacttgttgataaatattccgtatcaacttcacaaataatacaagatggtcttgaagtatagattttgcctactgacgttggttatcatcttaataacgtgttatagtattcttttatttgtctctattaatattacttgtactgttaagtcagttttttgagatattcttttgaagtgactctgtggttatgtaaaacatcatactttgaacgacaaaattatttcatttattaatattacttttacttatggatcttgacatactatgaatgacaaaactattttattcaataatactacttttactgttaagtctgttttttatgatatacatttgacgtgaaactgtacttatgtatcccgtcatactttgaaccacacaattattttatttattattattacttttactgttaaattttttttctgttatatctactttacgtgactctgcatttatgtatgccgtcatacttttaacgacaaaattatttttatgtctacctgtgcgaatttcaaacgcgcaattttacaccagtactgaaaaccttctatcctttacgggtagacttaacatagataaattaagtcgtataagaaaaacaaaatgagtatgttaaatttgatgtatgcctttttgtgcttcttcgttacatttgttgcttttatagtgatattaagatgaaaacacaatattgactgctgtacccctatttttgacttttttactctttgagaatgtttgttttgttcatgcatcgttgacaatgtaatgaaatttgatgcgactgtcatacaagtgagaggtttagctagctataaaaccaggttcaatccaccattttctacattagagaatgcctgtaccaagtcaggaatatgacagttgttatccattcgtttgatgtgtttggacttttgattttgccttttgatttttgattttcctttttgaattttcctcggagttcagtatttttgtgtttttactttttactttgaaTTTGTCATGACCAATTGCAATTGAGATTTATCACATAACTTATACTTGCCGTGaacaacatgacgggtgccaaaTATAGGCAAGATTTGCTCACCTTACCAGAATATTTGGGATCATCTCTAGTTTTTGAAGGGGGTCGTGTTGCATCTTTAGTTATCTATGTAGTGTTTTGATGacttgtttgtctgttcgtcaCCTTTCGGTTTTTGTTTTGCCCTGCCGTTGTCAATATCTCTTCGACTGATGTTCTTTGAATTTTCATCCGCCTCTATTACACAATAGAACCAATGTGTGTTTATAGTGGATTCGTCtcataaacttttatttataatatacatggaCATAACTATTAAAAGGTGGTGGACCGATGGCATAAATCAAGgtacacacagaaaaaaaatatacttagcCGATGGGAATTGCAATCCgttttttcagtttttgttagATAGAATCAATGATTTGTTGGTGTTATCCAGCAGCTGTGTTTTTGAAATCTACATCTAGCAAAGAATTCTGCTCAAACCGGATCCTGGAGATATTTTGTGGGGttgtttttaaagtccgagcctttcttattcaaatttttattctttttagattATCTAAAGacattatgtttcttttttccATATAACGAAagatgatttaaaaatattttgaacgcTTAATGTTCGCAAAGATTTACTATTTTCTGCCTAAAATGTGAAATGATAAGCTTGCAAATATTGTTAATGAAGATATCTCTTAATCTTCTTGTGAACTGTCACTCTCGATAACAAAACGACGTTTCTTCTGTCGCCGCACTGGAGGTAATGTGTTATTTATGTTAATATTAATTGTCCCTCCGTAAATTGGTGCCCCAAAAATACAACTTAGTCCAGGAATTGATGGAAAAACGTGGTCTTGCCCAATCTTATGTTGTCCCTCCGTGGTCTCCGTTTGTATAACTTGATGTCCCATCGTCATCGTGCACTTTGTCTGTGAAGACTGTAATTGTTCGCTTTGAGTTACATAGGAATTGTCGGAACGATTACACAGAATTCCTCTGGCTATCTCTTGATgtttttcatgtttcatgttaGATATGCTATGGATGTTTTTGGGTCTTGATTTCTGAAAATTAGTATTCATAAACATTGCATATTTATACAAGTATGACCCATATATgatgtactaaaaaaaaaaacaaagaattatcTGTATTTGACCTAAAATGAATTTGTCACAAAGGAAACTGCCAGGAACAAAAACATAAATGCAAAAATAATTTAAGAGCCATTCTAccagaaaaccatgcaaaatccaAAATATTGCCCAAATGACATGTcgaaacttttgatttttttttataagtttgaaATCTCATATTTAAAGGAAACGCAAAGACTTAGACTTTGTTGCatcgtgtttttttttagaaacagcCTCATTTGCATAAATGCCTGAAAATCACTTAAATACTAGTGAGAAATGTGTATAGTTTCGACTCCATAAATTCTGATTTTTATCAGTGTTACGGGCCATTAAAACTtatatttactaaaaaaaaaatacctgtatAGACAAAAATAAACCATGTCAGGAAAGATTTGTCTCGAATGATTATTCGGTAGGGGTTCTGAAAGAAAGCCTTGTAGGCAACAATGAATTTTGAAAGCAGTTTACATCCACCAATCtccttatttcattttttcatgaaATAAGCATCAGTGAACAGTCCAATGGTTATTGttaaaaatatcgaaaaatacaATTTTAGCAAATTATTGCAAGATATTGAAGTTTGCTTCTAACTTtcctatattttgatatatttctgaattattcaaattctaatttaaacCCATTACCACTAAGCTATGAGTTAACTTAAGACCTGAATGACATAAAATTACTGCACAcaatttacataaatatttttatgtcattcaggtcattatttttataaatttatttcaaaaacagtgACAGGTGTTCTATGAGTTATTATCCCTTATTTACACCCTCCGTTGTGAAAACATGGTCATGGTTGAAAGGAAATTATTAAAGATGACTGGCACCCAATATAATAGGTAGAAGTAAATTAATTTTCTGCTGCCCTAGTagttagaaaaaaattgaaacagtgAGAAATGAGTGTTGGCCATTGGTGTAGAAAAAGCGAGAAATTTGGAGGAAACTCTCTGTGACGAGCAAACATTTTCTGTGCAAAAGTAAGCAAACTATTTCGAAAATTCCGGAACCGTTGAGTACccttaaaaaaatccatttttctattaaaaaagCTGCGGCACTATATGTGTTTTGCAATTTTATTCACACCCACATGTGTTGATAATTCAGAATTTGACAGTTTCATCAACGGATCTTTCATAGTGAAAATGCAGGAccaaaaaggctaccattgtcgcctatgcaCATAACAGCAATGAGAAATTCTTAATTTCAGTATTTGTATAgtctatttcataaaattttgttacgCTCATGCAACTGTTTTCATATATTCGTGACAAAAACATATAGATTGGACACAGTTATCAAATCATCAGCCTTAACTCCTTAACAGACCTTAATCGAACGTCATTAATCAAACAACTCGTTTTAAACACAGCCAAACAGTCATAATAATAGGTAGAAGTAAAATTTTCTGCTGCCCTGGTAATAAGAAAACATGATTGAAATAGTGAGAAATAAGTGTTGGCCATTGGTGTAGAAATAGCTAGATATTTGGAGGAAACTCTCGGTGACGAGCAACATTTTCTTTGCAAAATaaggcaaaggggggggggggggggggggttcttcaTGTGTTTTGCAGTTTTATTCACACCCAAAGGTGTTTATAATTTAGAATTTGACAGTTTTATCAACGGATATTTCATAAAAACGCTGGACccaaaaaggctaccattgtcgtcTATGTAAATAATTGCTTCATTTTTACCTCACGGAGAAGGGGAACAAGAAATGTGACTTCTCATATTTACCGgtattttttgtggaaaataaccAAATTGTGTCAATGACACACTCACAATTACTATTTCACATTGGAAAAATAACACACATACACATTTGGTTTGAATGGTTTGGTTAGTGTCTGGAAAACAGAAGTCAAAGTGAACCCAGAAATTTACTTATTTTCATATCGCACTGGATTTTTCAATATGGATGCTAGATTGCTTCAGATAAACATATGCTAGCAACACAAATACTGTTTTTGTCATTAATTGGAGAGCAAACTTAAGTAAACTGAAATGTGGCTTCCTAGAAAATCCAGCGTTCAGCAAGACAACAAAAGACAGAGTTGCCTCTCCGAGAGTCTGCAAGACCTACCAGTTGGAGACAAGAGAGGCCATCAACATACGAACAGGTAAGAATACACCCTCTCtccaaacacacacacacaaatagATTCCtgaagactattttttttttgaggAAAAGAGGGGCTGTGGCAGAGCTTGACAGATTTTTgaatagaatattaattttcattgtttctaGGGTAAATTATATGTTTTTGCCATAGGCTGATTTAACATGTCTAAATGAATTATTTTCATGTAAGGGGAAATGAGTTAAGATCTGAGGCAAAGAAGTTGTCTATTTTCTTATAAACCTTGTgcaacaaataattttttttcaacagaattatggtaaaaatttctttaaaatattttcaaccaCCACTAACCCCCCACCCCAAAAAGCAGTTTCGTTAAACTTCGGATATTCAGACCAGAATAAGCAAATATGGGGGAAAATATTAATCTCGGTTATtaacatattttgacagttaaaatACAGTATTACAACATATTCTTACCAATCAAACAGAAGCATGTTTTTGTAAATTGGCTAATTTTCAGCTTTATTTTCACCATATATGGCTAAATATAGATCGTACTCCATAATGAGACTAccatttgagattttttttaaaaatattttgcacatAGAGTAGTTGTAATGAAGGTATCATGTTTGCAAAATTTCCCGTCAATATAATAACATTGCATTTGGAGCCTTTTGCATGGTTTGACTTGCAGACTggcttttaaaacatttaaattctcACTTTCTAATTTTCTTTCAAAATGGCCAGTAATAATCTATGCAGCTACAAAGTCCTGTGACTAATCCTGTCCTAATCATGTGACTGTTCCAGTATGATGACGTCATCAGCAATTCAGTGTTACGAGAATTTGGTGTTGATggcagatctttgattgtttctttttcatttatttgcAGGTTTTTATTAGATTCTGGATCCTTTCCTGCTTTAAATAGTGTGTAGATACCCGTATGCTGTCGctaggtaatttttgttttgagttTCATTAATCTTTACCCCACATCTCATTTTTTCACAACAATGTCATGGAGCCATGAGGAAATGACTCGTCGTGTCTATAATTTCGTTGACCAATATTCTGAGTTATAGCCGGTGGGAAAAGGTGATAATGTCTGACGACGacacaaagaaaacaaacacattttttgGCAGAtccttgtaaaaaaaatgtttttttagatatcgGCTACAAATCTCGTTCAAAACGATATTTCTCCACCATCAACAGATAAATTTAGAGCTCGGCAAACCTCgcgtttttaaattttaaattcaattatcAATTGGAGAAATATCGTTTCAGACTCTTCGCTGTGGtacaatacatatttttttagtaaCGAAAATTAACCTGTTTGGAATGATTATGCTGAATTCCTTCATCATCAGGCTTCTGCAGCTTTAACCGTTTAGTTGGATGCTTGGTTAGGCTCCTGTGTCTAGTGCTATTGGGAGGTTGGTTCTCATCATTCGGATTTTCCTCATCGATAATACCTAATTATAATGAAACAAATGTTGGTAATATAAATAAGTCCATCGATAAAAGTATGTGTGTTCGGAGTTTTCATCTTTAGAAAATTATATAAGTGTATATTGTGTTAAATTTCTTTACCGTAAGTATATAGGGATCACTTCAATACTGTTCTGATTCACTTTTAAAAGtgcaaataaaacattgataTCATTTAGTGGTTGGCATTGGCTgctgtctatcatatttgtttctTTTCGTGTATTGTTTTGTACCTTAACCCAagtcgttggttttctcgtttgaatatttttttcagtttgtcaTGTTGGGGATATTTATAGCTTGCTATaagatatgggttttgctcattgttgaatgttttatagtgacctatagttgcttacatctaaGTCATTTGTTCTCGGGTGTATCATTGTCCCATTTGCAACCATACCATATCttctaatatttttattttaatttcttaacgTCAAACGATTGTATAGTCTTCTAAATATTTCGTCTTATTAAATCGTGTTATTATTAATTTTCTATGGAATCCGGATAAATTATTACGAAGTATGGCCGTAAACTTTGATTCATACCAATAAAGAAAAAAGTATGCTATTAGAAGGATTCAGATGCGTTGCATCGTAAATATTACATTCAGAATTTTTCGAAGggaataaataacaaaatttttctaatgtaaaattatgtggaagtgtagtgtacggATTCAAAAAGTCTTATTTTCTTaccatttactttttttatattggcATGAGCATTATGCCATTCATTAACCTCCATATGTTCCGAATTGTCGATATTCAACAGTTGTTTTTCGCCATCTGTTCCAATTGTTTGAAAATCAGATACGTTGTTTTCAttacaattttcaaaatcttCATCAATGCATTTTTCACGATTGActgaaaaaaagaaagacaacgTAGTTGTACGGCAAGCGACCCTGTTGTTTAACGTTGACGAGTCCTGCGAATGCAGATATGTTAAAATTATCGAACTGAGAAACATAACAAGCTCAGTACTATATTAAGATATAGAACATTTACAATTCGATGTTAGCCTATATAAATTAGGGGCAGCAGTAGATTAACGATCTTCACATTTCGTAAATCCATTTAGAAtatcaagataaaaaccaaaccTGAGGAATCATATGATTTCGCGATCTGGTGTTTCGCCAGAGAAAGAGTCTCCTTATATCCATACATCACCCGACATGCAAATCCACACCGAGTCAAAATTTCACAATAAGGTATAGCACATAATCAGTACACTTACAGATTATACGCTAATGCAAGTATATTATGGTAATAAAAGATTTAAGACTACGAAAAAATGCCTCTTGTGAGTTGcgacacagacacatcgtattgGTATACCAGTGTGTTATGGTGACCGTAACGGTTGCGAATTCAGTCGTTCTAGTAGATTACTGTGCTTGCTTTCTGCACAACAGTACATAAAGTAAAATGTGAACATGCACGAGTGTAACGTGAAAAATGAGATATGTAAACGCCGAACGATAAAACAGAAGCTATGCTAGTGCTGAGAAATTGAAAGTTGACAATGGATAATCCGAAAACATAAAGTTTGATAGATCAAAATCtgtaccaatatatatatatatataaagaaaatgatcAGAATATAAAGTAGACCTTCTTGGTTTGTTTGCGGTATCCTCAATTTCAAACTCACTGGaatatatgatatgcaagcactCACTGAAATGTGAATAATTGTGCGATAGGTCATCAATCTATCTGAAATTGAAATCAAAGAACTTGAGGAAAAGCTTTTTCTATTTGTCTTTGAATGTgaaaataagaagacgtggtataattgctaatgacacaactatccactagAAATCAAATAACGTACTgcggattcattaatattcgtgggataccaattttcatggatttcgtgtgtacaggggaaccacgaatttaaatattcaacgaattacacattttctaaaggaatgtatgcagactttgccaaaaccacgaaataaaatatccatgaatatgtcagttttcctcaatccatgaaaattagtacccacgaaaacaaatgaatccacagtagttgttATTAACTGTAACGCACCGAATCCCCTTCAACAATGTTCCAATTCCATAtcatatagtcagctatacaaggccccggTATGACAAAAATGAGAGAACCAACGGCATG includes:
- the LOC139502940 gene encoding uncharacterized protein; translation: MDILTNQFLYDLANKMPSDYHQILINLGLEEYKIEQNEHDYRYVRQKAFAGLLQWQRKMDNQKKTDMIECLKSALAKVNRNDLQQELVNREKCIDEDFENCNENNVSDFQTIGTDGEKQLLNIDNSEHMEVNEWHNAHANIKKVNGIIDEENPNDENQPPNSTRHRSLTKHPTKRLKLQKPDDEGIQHNHSKQKSRPKNIHSISNMKHEKHQEIARGILCNRSDNSYVTQSEQLQSSQTKCTMTMGHQVIQTETTEGQHKIGQDHVFPSIPGLSCIFGAPIYGGTINININNTLPPVRRQKKRRFVIESDSSQED